The genomic segment GAAGTGTGTGTACTAACTGTTAACCAACAGCATTTCCTTCCTGTTTACAGGCGTGAGCACAGCCATGGCCACAACCCAGTCGATGTTCGCTGTAGCAGTGTGCGTCCTGATGATCACCGAGATAATCTTGGGCCAGAAAAGTTACTATGAAATCCTAGGGGTTCCCAAAGATGCGTCTGAGCGCCAAATCAAGAAGGCCTTCCACAAACTGGCTATGAAGTATCACCCAGACAAGAACAAAAGCCCAGACGCAGAGGCAAAGTTCAGGGAGATTGCTGAGGGTGTGTTTAATTTCCTGCTCAGTTCATGTAACACACTGTTCCGTCAATGTCAAGTTCTTACTCACAGAGTACTTTTGAGACGTTATTCATGACGGTTAATAGTTATTTACATCATAAATAAGGTGAACAGGTCATGGTGTGAATCGCGATCTTTCCTTTTGTGCATTTAATGGCGTCTTCTTTCGTCCCTCAGCATACGAAACGCTGTCTGACACCAAGAGGAGGCAGGAGTACGATCAGATGAGGAGCAACCCTTTCTCCAGGGAGGGCACACAAGGAACCAGGGGCGGTCAGTTCCAGCAACCGTTCAGCTTTAATTTTGAGGACATGTTCAGTGACTTTGATATTTTTGGCCAGCCGACACGCTCCCAGCGTAAAAGGCATTTTGAGAGCCACTTTCAAGGCCACGAAGAGGCGCACAGAAGCAGCTTCCAGAGTCCTTTCGGAGGCAACATGTTCAATATGTTTTCAGACTTTTTCTCGTTCGACGGACGCTCAAACGGCGGCGGGTTTCACAGCTCGGACAGCCAGCAGCGCTGCCACACAGTCACTCAGCGCAGAGGAAACATGGTGACCACATACACAAAGTGCTCCTGATTTCTACTGCGCTCAAGTCTTTGGTTTTGATGTTAATTT from the Neoarius graeffei isolate fNeoGra1 chromosome 2, fNeoGra1.pri, whole genome shotgun sequence genome contains:
- the dnajb9b gene encoding dnaJ homolog subfamily B member 9; its protein translation is MPRQGKERRRQWCFHSAVLSVSLQHTEGVSTAMATTQSMFAVAVCVLMITEIILGQKSYYEILGVPKDASERQIKKAFHKLAMKYHPDKNKSPDAEAKFREIAEAYETLSDTKRRQEYDQMRSNPFSREGTQGTRGGQFQQPFSFNFEDMFSDFDIFGQPTRSQRKRHFESHFQGHEEAHRSSFQSPFGGNMFNMFSDFFSFDGRSNGGGFHSSDSQQRCHTVTQRRGNMVTTYTKCS